Proteins encoded in a region of the Roseateles sp. SL47 genome:
- a CDS encoding tetratricopeptide repeat protein — protein MTDITLQNFESELLQASMQQPVLLDIWAPWCGPCRTLGPMLDKLEVAYAGRFKLAKLNSDDQPEIATQLSQAFGVRSIPFCVMFVGGQPVDGFVGALPEAQIREFLDRHVPTGEALEAEEDLAEAQALMEEGDSEAALQKLHAAVQADPSNETARFDLVRALLEADLLDDAKAAFAPVAAQAADTITPHARFAALTVWITAAERAAQGMDPAGLQAAIAANKRDFDARFTLAQGLLAGRDFTGAMDELLEIIMRDKTWNDQLARKTYVAILELMTKPPAAHAAAAENKAGLQLAGPSAVASADPLLDQYRRKLSMALF, from the coding sequence ATGACCGACATCACCCTGCAAAACTTCGAATCCGAGCTGTTGCAAGCTTCCATGCAGCAGCCGGTGCTGCTGGACATCTGGGCCCCCTGGTGCGGCCCCTGCCGTACGCTGGGCCCGATGCTGGACAAACTGGAAGTGGCCTATGCCGGCCGCTTCAAGCTGGCCAAGCTCAACAGCGACGACCAGCCGGAAATCGCCACCCAGTTGAGCCAGGCGTTTGGCGTGCGGTCCATTCCGTTCTGCGTGATGTTCGTGGGGGGCCAGCCCGTGGACGGCTTTGTGGGCGCCCTGCCCGAAGCGCAGATCCGCGAATTCCTGGACCGCCATGTGCCCACCGGCGAGGCGCTGGAAGCGGAAGAAGATCTGGCCGAGGCCCAGGCGCTGATGGAAGAAGGCGACAGCGAAGCCGCCCTGCAGAAGCTGCATGCGGCGGTGCAGGCGGACCCGTCCAACGAAACAGCACGGTTCGACCTGGTGCGGGCCCTGCTGGAAGCCGATCTGCTGGATGACGCCAAGGCCGCTTTTGCGCCGGTGGCCGCTCAGGCGGCCGACACCATCACGCCGCATGCGCGTTTTGCGGCGCTGACGGTGTGGATCACCGCTGCGGAGCGTGCCGCCCAGGGCATGGACCCGGCCGGCCTGCAGGCCGCCATTGCCGCCAACAAGCGGGATTTCGACGCCCGCTTCACGCTGGCCCAGGGCCTGCTGGCTGGCCGGGACTTCACCGGCGCCATGGATGAGCTGCTGGAGATCATCATGCGGGACAAGACCTGGAACGACCAGCTCGCCCGCAAGACCTACGTGGCCATCCTGGAGCTGATGACCAAGCCGCCTGCGGCTCATGCGGCTGCCGCCGAGAACAAAGCCGGGCTGCAACTGGCCGGCCCGAGCGCAGTCGCTTCGGCCGATCCGCTGCTGGATCAGTACCGTCGCAAGCTGAGCATGGCGCTGTTCTGA
- a CDS encoding alkaline phosphatase D family protein: MTRRQLMVAGSLAAGPLAAVGQALAGPATSAAPQPGSGAADPAAVPPKRMRIAFGSCARQTKPQPIWQAIGAAQPDLFIFLGDNLYADARDEATLRQRYAEFMAVEPLQAFRRQTPHIAIWDDHDYGDDDEGGDYPLKRLSQQLFCDAWQEPADSPRRRQAGVYASYRYEVAGRRVQVILPDLRFNRSALTTDPKLKSSYGAMVLRAKLSGQPMTGWYVPDPSPTATMLGEAQWQWLEACLREPADVRLIGSSVQFAAEGSGWECWANFPHERERLTRLIQETGAEGVVFISGDMHYAEMSRLEVPGAYPLWDATSSGLTEVWNIPTPNRNRRSEVIAACNFGLLDIEASGDDTLLRFSLCDAQGVPKVTQTVAVSTLRLPAGKTAEMAAPTAAASGASGASS; the protein is encoded by the coding sequence TTGACCCGCCGCCAGCTGATGGTGGCGGGCTCGCTGGCGGCCGGGCCACTGGCTGCGGTGGGTCAGGCCCTGGCGGGACCGGCCACATCGGCAGCCCCACAGCCCGGCAGCGGCGCTGCGGACCCCGCAGCGGTTCCTCCCAAGCGCATGCGGATCGCCTTTGGTTCCTGCGCCCGGCAGACCAAACCGCAGCCGATCTGGCAGGCGATTGGCGCCGCGCAGCCGGACCTGTTCATCTTCCTGGGCGACAACCTCTATGCCGATGCCCGCGACGAGGCCACACTGCGCCAGCGTTATGCGGAGTTCATGGCGGTGGAGCCGCTGCAGGCCTTCCGGCGGCAGACGCCGCACATCGCCATCTGGGACGACCACGACTATGGCGACGACGACGAAGGCGGCGACTACCCGCTCAAGCGCCTGTCCCAGCAGTTGTTCTGTGATGCCTGGCAGGAGCCGGCCGACTCGCCGCGCCGCCGCCAGGCCGGCGTTTATGCGAGCTATCGGTATGAAGTGGCCGGCCGCCGTGTCCAGGTGATCTTGCCGGACCTGCGCTTCAACCGCAGTGCGCTGACCACCGACCCCAAGCTCAAGTCCAGTTATGGCGCCATGGTGCTGCGCGCCAAGCTGAGTGGTCAGCCCATGACCGGCTGGTATGTGCCGGACCCCTCGCCCACCGCCACGATGCTGGGCGAGGCTCAGTGGCAGTGGCTGGAAGCCTGCCTGCGGGAGCCGGCCGATGTGCGGCTGATCGGGTCCAGCGTGCAGTTCGCCGCCGAAGGCAGCGGCTGGGAATGCTGGGCCAATTTCCCGCATGAGCGGGAACGGCTGACCCGGTTGATTCAGGAGACCGGCGCAGAGGGTGTCGTGTTCATCAGCGGCGACATGCATTACGCGGAGATGTCGCGCCTGGAGGTGCCGGGTGCGTATCCATTGTGGGATGCCACGTCCAGTGGCCTGACCGAGGTCTGGAACATTCCCACGCCCAACCGGAATCGCCGGTCCGAGGTGATCGCCGCCTGCAATTTTGGTCTGCTGGACATCGAGGCCAGCGGCGACGACACGCTGCTGCGCTTCTCGTTGTGCGACGCGCAGGGCGTGCCGAAGGTGACGCAGACGGTGGCCGTGTCGACGCTGCGGCTGCCCGCTGGGAAGACTGCTGAAATGGCCGCCCCCACCGCGGCGGCCTCGGGAGCCTCGGGAGCCTCATCATGA
- a CDS encoding DeoR/GlpR family DNA-binding transcription regulator, translating into MWSQERHDRILSMLHERHRVTTETAARELGVSKETVRRDLIELEQNGKLSRVHGGAVPTAVAVEASYAERAQSRQRQKQAMGRVAAGLLRPGSTCLIDAGSTTRALAQVLAQQPGLHGLRLITNSVAVADALAGQGSHEVMLLGGDYHPDVQASFGAFTIAEIARHRVDLAFISPTALDAAMGASSYVWAEVALAQAMLGQARQRVLLADASKLGQGSRMQVCRCSDIDVLITDADADPQELARLRQAGIGEVLF; encoded by the coding sequence ATGTGGTCCCAGGAACGACACGACAGGATTCTTTCGATGCTCCATGAGCGGCATCGGGTCACCACCGAAACCGCTGCGCGCGAGCTGGGCGTGTCCAAGGAGACCGTGCGGCGAGATCTGATCGAGCTGGAGCAGAACGGCAAGCTGAGCCGGGTGCATGGCGGCGCGGTGCCGACCGCCGTAGCGGTGGAAGCGAGTTATGCGGAACGGGCCCAGTCCCGGCAGCGGCAGAAGCAGGCCATGGGACGGGTGGCCGCCGGCCTGCTGAGGCCGGGCAGCACCTGCCTGATCGATGCGGGCTCCACCACCCGGGCGCTGGCGCAGGTGCTGGCGCAGCAGCCGGGGCTGCACGGCCTGCGGCTGATCACGAATTCAGTGGCGGTGGCCGACGCGCTGGCCGGGCAGGGCAGCCATGAGGTGATGCTGCTCGGGGGCGACTATCACCCCGATGTGCAGGCGAGCTTTGGTGCATTCACCATCGCGGAGATTGCCCGCCATCGGGTGGATCTGGCCTTCATCTCGCCCACCGCGCTGGACGCCGCCATGGGGGCGTCGAGCTATGTCTGGGCCGAGGTGGCCCTGGCGCAGGCCATGCTGGGGCAGGCGCGCCAGCGTGTGCTGCTGGCCGATGCCAGCAAGCTGGGGCAGGGCAGCCGGATGCAGGTCTGCCGCTGCAGTGATATCGATGTGCTGATCACCGATGCCGACGCCGACCCGCAGGAGCTGGCGCGGCTGCGGCAGGCGGGCATCGGGGAGGTGCTGTTCTGA
- a CDS encoding L-threonylcarbamoyladenylate synthase, whose translation MSVGMRVDGISVNGTAVKDGNSAEAIALAARALADGHLVGLPTETVYGLAARADQDEAVAGIFAAKGRPSDHPLIVHVLDEQGARVFADDLPPVAHRLIEAFWPGPLTLIVTRRDGVAQAAAGGQPTVGLRSPSHPVARALMAACRELGVQGLAAPSANRFGRVSPTLAAHVAEEFGPGLLVLDGGPCEVGIESSIVDCSRGHPVLLRPGVLTPAQLEAAAGEPLRASDRHAPKASGTLAAHYAPRARVRLLSSEALQQALAAPTPAGLAVYSRTDLPAGLSGVLYRHMPAQAKAVARELFAVLRELDAAGAAQIWVEAPPVEAAWDGIRDRLSRAAAAFAAPEFDDLENS comes from the coding sequence ATGAGCGTGGGGATGCGTGTGGATGGGATCTCGGTGAACGGCACTGCGGTGAAGGACGGCAATTCGGCCGAGGCCATCGCGCTGGCGGCCCGTGCGCTGGCGGATGGCCACCTGGTGGGCCTGCCCACCGAAACCGTCTATGGCCTGGCCGCCCGGGCCGATCAGGACGAAGCCGTGGCCGGCATCTTTGCCGCCAAGGGCCGCCCCAGCGACCACCCGCTGATTGTGCATGTGCTGGACGAGCAGGGCGCTCGTGTCTTCGCGGACGACCTGCCGCCCGTGGCGCACCGGCTGATCGAAGCCTTCTGGCCGGGCCCGCTGACGCTCATCGTGACGCGGCGCGACGGGGTGGCCCAGGCCGCCGCCGGCGGCCAACCCACCGTCGGCCTGCGCAGCCCCTCGCACCCGGTCGCCCGCGCCCTGATGGCGGCCTGCCGCGAACTCGGGGTGCAAGGCCTTGCCGCCCCCAGTGCCAACCGTTTCGGCCGTGTCAGCCCCACGCTGGCCGCCCATGTGGCCGAGGAATTCGGCCCCGGCCTGCTGGTGCTGGATGGCGGCCCCTGTGAGGTCGGGATTGAATCCAGCATCGTGGATTGCAGCCGGGGCCATCCAGTGCTGCTGCGCCCGGGTGTGCTGACCCCGGCGCAATTGGAAGCAGCCGCTGGCGAGCCCCTGCGCGCGTCGGACCGGCACGCCCCCAAGGCCTCCGGCACGCTGGCGGCGCATTACGCGCCACGCGCAAGGGTCCGGCTTTTGAGTTCCGAAGCCTTGCAGCAGGCGCTGGCTGCTCCGACACCTGCTGGGCTGGCGGTATATTCCCGCACTGACTTGCCGGCCGGGCTGAGTGGTGTGCTGTATCGCCACATGCCTGCACAGGCCAAGGCCGTGGCCCGCGAATTGTTTGCGGTGCTGCGTGAACTGGATGCGGCCGGTGCGGCGCAGATCTGGGTTGAGGCGCCGCCGGTCGAGGCGGCCTGGGACGGTATTCGGGACCGCTTGTCCCGTGCGGCGGCGGCATTTGCGGCGCCGGAGTTTGACGATTTGGAGAATTCATGA
- a CDS encoding TonB-dependent receptor: MKHPLMPTALVLALGLLHAWPVAAQSTDSTSSADSKAATELDRVTVNVGRGMLRSVQSLSQSEFENAPAGTSPLQTLSRLPGVNFQAADGLGNYEWSTRFTVRSFSQNQVGFTLDDVPLGDMSYGNFNGLHISRAISSENMGRASLSQGAGALEAASSSNLGGTLQFYSSDPLDQFGARVSQTVGSDSDRRTFLRLDSGNTAFGQAYISYTNQNTDKWKGHGEQRQEQWNLKWTRAIGDSRVSAFLNTSRRKEVDYQDMSLALIQSKGDTWDNFYPDFGAAVKAANTLCGANGSTYVAACDDAYYAGAGLRNDELGGVSLDLRLADHTTWKTTAYYHHNKGAGLWFTPYQASPDGTPISLRTTEYSIHRWGVVSNAEMELGDHLLKAGVWFEDNDFDQARHFYATSAASIPSVYEFPSNPFLTQWQYAFNTKTSQLSLSDTWTVAKDLTLGAGFKSLRVATDGVLEKGTGMPSGKITAKKGFLPQLGVNWRLSDTNELYATVARNMRAYQAAATGTSPYATTAAGFDAIKGSLKPETSDTYEAGWRTSGRGYEGSVSAYLVNFHDRLLSVQQGSGIQGNPVVLSNVGDVRATGIEGSLSFRLSSTVSWYNSVSLSKAEYRDNVVSNNVVVAIQGKRVVDAPDTMFKSQLGYDDGALFGTLGLDYLSKRYYTYTNDNSVPDRTLVNLTAGYRMKNVGMLREISLQGGVNNLLDKHYISTIGSNGFTNSDPSGTYATLLPGAPRQVFVTLTGKF, encoded by the coding sequence ATGAAACATCCGCTGATGCCCACCGCCCTGGTCCTCGCCCTGGGACTGCTCCATGCCTGGCCTGTTGCCGCCCAATCGACCGACAGCACCAGTAGCGCCGACAGCAAAGCCGCCACCGAGCTGGACCGTGTGACCGTCAATGTCGGGCGCGGCATGCTGCGCTCGGTGCAAAGCCTGAGCCAGAGCGAATTCGAGAACGCGCCGGCCGGCACCAGCCCGCTGCAGACCCTGTCGCGCCTGCCCGGCGTGAACTTCCAGGCGGCCGACGGCCTGGGCAACTATGAATGGTCCACGCGCTTCACCGTGCGCAGCTTCTCCCAGAACCAGGTGGGCTTCACCCTGGACGACGTGCCGCTGGGCGACATGTCTTATGGCAACTTCAACGGTCTGCACATCAGTCGCGCCATCTCCAGCGAGAACATGGGCCGCGCCTCGTTGTCGCAGGGCGCAGGTGCCCTGGAAGCCGCGTCCTCCAGCAACCTGGGCGGCACGCTGCAGTTCTATTCGTCCGACCCCTTGGACCAGTTCGGCGCCCGCGTGTCGCAAACGGTGGGCAGCGACTCGGACCGCCGCACCTTCCTGCGCCTGGACAGCGGCAACACCGCCTTCGGCCAGGCCTACATCAGCTACACCAACCAGAACACCGACAAGTGGAAGGGCCACGGCGAGCAGCGTCAGGAGCAGTGGAACCTGAAGTGGACCCGCGCCATCGGCGACAGCCGGGTGTCCGCCTTCCTGAACACCTCGCGCCGCAAAGAGGTCGACTACCAGGACATGTCGCTGGCCCTGATTCAAAGCAAGGGTGACACCTGGGACAACTTCTACCCGGATTTCGGGGCTGCCGTGAAGGCCGCCAACACCCTGTGCGGCGCCAACGGCAGCACCTATGTGGCGGCCTGTGACGACGCCTACTATGCGGGCGCCGGCCTTCGCAATGACGAACTGGGCGGCGTGTCCCTGGACCTGCGCCTGGCGGATCACACCACCTGGAAGACCACGGCCTACTATCACCACAACAAGGGGGCCGGCCTGTGGTTCACCCCCTATCAGGCGTCTCCGGATGGCACGCCGATTTCGCTGCGCACCACGGAATACAGCATCCATCGCTGGGGCGTGGTGTCGAATGCAGAAATGGAGCTGGGTGATCACCTGCTGAAGGCCGGTGTCTGGTTCGAGGACAACGACTTCGACCAGGCGCGCCATTTCTATGCCACCAGCGCGGCGTCGATCCCCAGCGTCTATGAGTTCCCGAGCAACCCCTTCCTGACGCAGTGGCAATACGCCTTCAATACGAAGACGTCGCAGTTGTCTCTGTCGGACACCTGGACGGTGGCCAAGGACCTGACGCTGGGCGCGGGCTTCAAGTCACTGCGGGTGGCCACCGACGGCGTGCTGGAAAAGGGCACCGGCATGCCCTCCGGCAAGATCACCGCCAAGAAGGGCTTCCTGCCGCAGCTGGGTGTGAACTGGCGTCTCTCCGACACCAACGAGCTGTATGCCACCGTGGCCCGCAACATGCGTGCCTACCAGGCCGCTGCCACCGGCACCTCGCCCTACGCCACCACCGCCGCCGGGTTCGATGCCATCAAGGGCTCGCTCAAGCCGGAAACCTCGGACACCTATGAAGCGGGCTGGCGCACCAGCGGTCGTGGTTATGAAGGCTCGGTCAGCGCCTACCTGGTCAACTTCCACGACCGTCTGCTGAGCGTGCAGCAGGGCTCCGGCATCCAGGGCAACCCGGTGGTGCTGTCCAACGTGGGTGACGTGCGCGCCACTGGCATTGAAGGCTCCTTGTCCTTCCGCCTGAGCAGCACGGTGAGCTGGTACAACAGCGTGAGCCTGTCCAAGGCGGAGTACCGCGACAACGTGGTCAGCAACAACGTGGTGGTGGCCATCCAGGGCAAGCGGGTGGTGGATGCCCCCGACACCATGTTCAAGTCGCAACTGGGCTATGACGACGGCGCGCTGTTCGGCACGCTGGGTCTGGACTACCTGTCCAAGCGCTACTACACCTACACCAACGACAACTCGGTGCCGGACCGTACCCTGGTCAATCTGACGGCCGGCTATCGCATGAAGAACGTGGGCATGCTGCGCGAGATCAGCCTGCAAGGTGGGGTGAACAACCTGCTGGACAAGCACTACATCTCGACCATCGGCAGCAACGGCTTCACCAACAGTGATCCGTCCGGCACCTACGCCACGCTGCTGCCGGGCGCCCCCCGCCAGGTGTTTGTGACGCTGACCGGCAAGTTCTGA
- a CDS encoding 5-(carboxyamino)imidazole ribonucleotide synthase → MPLLPGEATLGVLGGGQLGRMFVQAAQSLGYTCVVLDPDAASPAGAVAQAHLKADYLDGSALAQLAQRCHAITTEFENVPARALETLAATRTVAPAGSAVAVCQDRAREKAHFVASGVPCAPYAVLRSKADLAAVGDELLPGILKTARLGYDGKGQRRVADRTQLVAAFQELGEVECVLEQMLPLALELSVLVVRGADGQAVTYPVQQNLHRDGILAVTEVPAPAVPDALQTQARQSAVAIAQGLGYVGVLCVEFFVLKDGRLVVNEMAPRPHNSGHYTMNACDISQFEMQVRAMAGLPLREPRLHSPVVMLNLLGDLWLDAQGQERTPDWAAVLALPGASLHLYGKAQARVGRKMGHLNLVAATPEAARASARQACALLGLPAEW, encoded by the coding sequence ATGCCGTTGTTGCCCGGTGAAGCCACCCTGGGGGTGCTGGGAGGCGGCCAGCTGGGCCGCATGTTCGTGCAGGCGGCCCAGTCGCTGGGTTACACCTGCGTCGTGCTCGACCCGGATGCCGCCAGCCCGGCCGGAGCCGTGGCCCAGGCTCATCTGAAGGCCGACTATCTGGATGGCAGCGCCCTGGCCCAACTGGCCCAGCGCTGCCACGCCATCACCACGGAATTCGAGAATGTGCCGGCCCGCGCCCTGGAGACGCTGGCGGCCACTCGCACCGTGGCACCGGCCGGCAGTGCCGTGGCCGTCTGCCAGGACCGTGCCCGCGAGAAAGCCCACTTCGTGGCCAGTGGTGTGCCCTGCGCTCCGTATGCCGTGCTGCGCAGCAAGGCGGACCTGGCCGCCGTCGGCGACGAGCTGCTCCCGGGCATCCTGAAGACGGCACGGCTGGGTTATGACGGCAAGGGCCAGCGCCGCGTCGCCGACCGGACGCAGTTGGTCGCAGCCTTCCAGGAACTGGGCGAGGTGGAATGTGTCCTGGAACAGATGCTGCCCCTGGCGCTGGAACTCAGCGTGCTGGTGGTGCGTGGCGCCGACGGCCAGGCGGTGACGTATCCGGTGCAGCAGAACCTGCATCGGGACGGCATTCTCGCCGTCACGGAAGTCCCGGCCCCCGCTGTTCCTGACGCCCTGCAGACCCAGGCCCGCCAGAGTGCCGTCGCCATTGCGCAGGGCCTGGGGTATGTGGGTGTGCTGTGTGTGGAGTTCTTCGTGCTGAAAGATGGCCGGCTGGTGGTCAACGAGATGGCCCCGCGCCCTCACAACTCCGGCCACTACACCATGAACGCCTGCGACATCTCCCAGTTCGAGATGCAGGTACGCGCCATGGCAGGCCTGCCGCTGCGCGAGCCGCGTCTGCATTCCCCGGTGGTCATGCTGAACCTGCTGGGCGACCTGTGGTTGGATGCCCAGGGGCAGGAACGCACCCCGGACTGGGCGGCCGTGCTGGCCCTGCCGGGCGCTTCGCTGCATCTGTACGGCAAGGCCCAGGCCCGCGTGGGCCGCAAGATGGGCCACCTGAACCTGGTGGCCGCCACCCCTGAGGCTGCCCGTGCCAGCGCCCGCCAGGCTTGCGCCTTGCTGGGTCTGCCGGCTGAATGGTGA
- the purE gene encoding 5-(carboxyamino)imidazole ribonucleotide mutase: MSSATTPDIAPLIAPQIGVVMGSSSDWETMKHAADILTEFGVPFEARVVSAHRMPDEMFAYAEAAEGRGLRAIIAGAGGAAHLPGMLAAKTLVPVLGVPVASRHLQGVDSLHSIVQMPKGIPVATFAIGTAGAGNAALFVVALLARDNPQLRDQLDAFRKRQTAVATAMTEELR; this comes from the coding sequence GTGAGCAGCGCCACCACTCCCGACATCGCTCCCCTCATCGCTCCGCAAATCGGCGTGGTGATGGGCTCCAGCAGTGACTGGGAGACCATGAAGCACGCCGCCGACATTCTCACCGAGTTCGGCGTCCCCTTCGAGGCCAGGGTGGTCTCGGCGCATCGCATGCCGGACGAGATGTTCGCTTATGCCGAAGCGGCCGAGGGCCGTGGCCTGCGCGCCATCATCGCCGGGGCCGGCGGTGCGGCCCATCTGCCCGGCATGCTGGCGGCCAAGACGCTGGTGCCGGTGCTGGGCGTGCCGGTGGCCAGCCGTCACCTGCAGGGGGTGGATTCGCTGCACTCCATCGTCCAGATGCCCAAGGGCATTCCGGTGGCCACTTTTGCCATCGGCACCGCCGGCGCCGGTAATGCCGCGCTGTTTGTGGTGGCCCTGCTGGCCCGCGACAACCCGCAGCTGCGTGACCAACTGGACGCTTTCCGCAAGCGCCAGACCGCTGTGGCGACCGCCATGACCGAGGAGCTGCGCTAA
- a CDS encoding ABC transporter substrate-binding protein, with the protein MRAPLSRRRLLQAGSALLGSMPVAALQAQANPAGQPSVQDLIAGARREGRIHSLGMPDDWANWRAVWADLQRLYGLVHVDTDMSSAEEIAKMEAERTNASADIGDVGFEFGPIAKARGITRPYKPTVWAQVPDWAKDADGHWALAYTGTIAFAVNRRRVRDVPRSWQALFAGSFRVLIGEVGRAAQSNAAVLAAALALGGAETRLAPALSAFGRLAADRRLLNVNASPALMERAEADVFLLWDFNALSYRARLPNAADYEVLIPSDGSVTSGYTTLLNRWAPHPNAAMLAREFIFSDAGQLHLARGHARPIRIGQLSLPADLKTELLPESQYARAQALKPALWTEEVKKLPRAWQREVLGAAR; encoded by the coding sequence ATGAGGGCGCCGCTGTCACGCCGCCGCCTGCTGCAGGCCGGGTCCGCGCTGCTGGGCAGCATGCCCGTCGCGGCCCTGCAGGCGCAGGCCAATCCCGCCGGACAGCCTTCGGTGCAGGACCTGATCGCCGGAGCGCGCCGCGAAGGCCGCATCCACAGCCTGGGCATGCCGGACGACTGGGCCAACTGGCGCGCGGTCTGGGCGGATCTGCAGCGGCTGTATGGGCTGGTGCATGTCGACACCGACATGAGCAGTGCGGAAGAGATTGCCAAGATGGAAGCGGAACGGACCAACGCCAGCGCCGACATCGGCGACGTGGGTTTTGAGTTCGGCCCGATTGCCAAGGCTCGTGGCATCACCCGCCCCTACAAGCCGACGGTGTGGGCACAGGTGCCGGACTGGGCAAAGGATGCCGACGGCCATTGGGCTCTCGCCTACACCGGCACCATCGCCTTCGCGGTGAATCGCCGACGGGTGCGGGACGTGCCGCGCAGTTGGCAGGCCCTGTTCGCCGGTTCGTTCCGGGTGCTGATTGGTGAAGTGGGCCGGGCGGCGCAATCCAATGCGGCCGTACTGGCGGCCGCGCTGGCCCTGGGCGGTGCTGAAACCCGACTGGCGCCGGCGCTGTCGGCCTTTGGCAGGCTGGCGGCCGATCGCCGCCTGCTCAACGTCAATGCGAGCCCGGCGCTGATGGAACGCGCCGAGGCGGACGTGTTCCTGCTGTGGGACTTCAATGCGCTGAGCTACCGGGCGCGTTTGCCCAATGCCGCCGACTATGAGGTGCTGATTCCCTCCGACGGATCGGTGACCAGCGGCTACACCACGCTGCTGAACCGTTGGGCCCCGCATCCGAATGCGGCGATGCTGGCACGGGAGTTCATCTTCAGTGATGCGGGCCAGTTGCACCTGGCGCGCGGGCATGCACGCCCCATCCGCATCGGCCAGTTGAGCCTGCCGGCCGATCTGAAAACCGAGTTGTTGCCCGAATCGCAGTACGCGCGCGCCCAGGCGCTGAAGCCGGCCCTCTGGACCGAAGAGGTCAAGAAGCTGCCGCGCGCCTGGCAGCGCGAGGTGCTGGGAGCGGCGCGGTGA
- a CDS encoding alkaline phosphatase family protein, which yields MLLADGLRADTARDYMGYLHALHDAGRAQWAELRCEMPSLSRPLYATLLNGEPPLAHGILGNGHAGQVGQALPRHLFQVLQAQGLRSAVAAYHWFYELLSGEVFDPTRHRDALPAGTGIVGARWYWEDDYPDSHLLADAESLRSTHAPSLLFVHPMGPDLAGHVHGGESTAYAMSARKLDMLLAQYLPRWHAAGYDLLLTSDHGMNADRMHGGPLSVEREVPLIWVPHDAGAAGGVGGVAAASAAGASDAAGDADADGAAGIADTAATAVDGRGAEAASRADDKSHRAAPPALRPPLPKRQTEIAAWVLMQLGLTPPDSMKAFRA from the coding sequence ATGCTGCTGGCGGACGGCTTGCGAGCCGATACGGCGCGGGATTACATGGGTTATCTGCATGCTCTGCACGACGCCGGGCGCGCGCAATGGGCGGAGCTGCGTTGCGAAATGCCCAGCCTGTCGCGGCCGCTGTATGCGACGCTGCTCAATGGTGAGCCTCCGCTGGCGCATGGGATTCTGGGCAATGGGCACGCGGGGCAGGTGGGGCAGGCATTGCCGCGTCATCTGTTCCAGGTGCTGCAGGCGCAGGGCCTGCGCAGCGCCGTGGCGGCCTATCACTGGTTCTACGAACTGCTGAGCGGGGAGGTGTTTGATCCGACCCGCCATCGCGACGCACTGCCGGCCGGCACCGGGATCGTGGGCGCCCGCTGGTATTGGGAAGACGACTATCCGGACAGCCATCTGCTGGCCGATGCAGAGTCTCTGCGCAGCACGCATGCGCCCTCGCTGCTGTTTGTACACCCGATGGGGCCGGATCTGGCCGGGCATGTGCATGGCGGCGAATCCACGGCTTATGCCATGAGCGCGCGCAAGCTGGACATGCTGCTCGCCCAATACCTGCCACGCTGGCATGCCGCCGGGTATGACCTGCTGCTGACCAGTGACCACGGGATGAATGCAGACCGCATGCACGGAGGTCCGCTGAGTGTGGAGCGCGAGGTGCCGTTGATCTGGGTGCCTCATGACGCCGGAGCGGCGGGTGGTGTGGGTGGTGTCGCCGCGGCGAGTGCGGCGGGTGCGTCCGATGCAGCGGGTGATGCGGATGCTGATGGCGCTGCGGGTATAGCGGATACAGCGGCTACAGCGGTTGATGGGCGTGGCGCAGAGGCGGCGAGTCGAGCGGATGACAAGAGTCACCGTGCCGCCCCCCCAGCGTTGCGCCCCCCGTTGCCCAAGCGCCAGACCGAGATCGCCGCCTGGGTGCTGATGCAACTGGGCCTGACGCCGCCGGACTCGATGAAGGCCTTCCGCGCATGA